One region of Carya illinoinensis cultivar Pawnee chromosome 8, C.illinoinensisPawnee_v1, whole genome shotgun sequence genomic DNA includes:
- the LOC122318126 gene encoding uncharacterized protein LOC122318126 isoform X7 → MELVISIVAKIAEYTVAPVGQWLCYSCHYNSNMENLRNQEKNLRDFKKRVLHSIEAASRKGEEIEDDVQTWLAKVDGILHQLATEILGGGEAEAGTRSSNAACLNLKHRHQLSREAKKIVENIAELLKNGNFSKVGFRPAAQEMVNPINSDYMSLDSRISIMERIMEALGDANINRIGVWGSPGVGKSTLMKEIFQKAKEESLFHEVALANVTDTPDVIRIQGEIAEMLDLELDPDKIVTVRAGRLRARLEKDNEKKILVILDDVWKQLDLEEIGITPSERCKVLLTSRDRQVLADEMRTEKNSFKLDILGEQEAWKLFEKMAGDSIKDDHDLQNEAIKVAKACEGLPIALVTVSRALKNKNLSTWKDALVQLTRPPPKHDTKIWSPVYSCIELSYRHLDGREVKSLFLLCARQGYYISYRDLLRYGFGLRLFDRIYTLEEARNRLETLVNNLRDSCLLLQSPHSSEEFYMHDVVRHVATIIASNDHNMFVMRGDGGQKAWPDVDALKICEALSIHGGDHIHKYPNKIECPNLRYFHVRCKNRYLATPSSTSFQGMNKLEDIFFQGMDKLEVLSLTNIQLSSLLSLRNLQTLCLDECKLGDIHGIGELKNLVILSLARSDISNLPTEIGLLTRLQLLDLSSCYELKVIPPNVLSSLVNLEELYMRKITVQWEVEGPSNEGKNASLAELKKLSNLITLEIDIPDANNLPKDSFTEKLKRYKICIGGTWHLFFKEELAFSRMLKLKLNMSFQLDFGIKMLLKRTEYLHLDESNITKSVLYQLDREDFQQLKHLCIENNGNIKHIPELRTSVVAFPILETFVLKNMISLVEICQGNLPLESFKNLKVLKVDNCEKLIFIFSSSIARGLSLLEELNITGCNNMVAVFVKEEEDGIEDQGDMMLFGRLQTLVLQDLPKLVGFLSSKDSFMADCRETNSEGSHDLQLPLLHHDQVSLPSLQTLRMEGLPKIKHVWSCGQEPKTVFTGLEQLKILEITNCGVEEIVAVEGGGEVVAIRTFEFPRVSTLELRNLKRLKWFYKAVHVSKWPMLKKLKIERCEEVEIFASGVVSFEETIKERQSEMSIKQPLFLVDEVSFPSLQTLRMKGLPKIKYVWSCGQESKTVIRCLEQLQVLEIEDCGVEEIVAVERGGEAVAIRTLVFPQVTKLKFRNLPRLKWFYKGVHVSKWPMLKEMKIKRCEKVEIFASEVVSFEKAIKDQRQFEMSIKQPIFSVNEHSIPSLEILFISNMDSVEIIFGKLEGQNGKESQVLISPASGTEESGATTHFVSTGKLPLIYFKNLKVLEVENYQKLRFLFSSSIARGLSLLEKLKIKRCNNMGAIVVTEEKYGIEDGDVILFHQLQTLVLEDLPELVSFLSTKSSFMTDCGQIIAEGNHNLHMPLLHQVSFPSLQTLRMEGLPKIKYVWSCGQEPKTVIRCLEQLQVLEIEDCGVEEIVAVERGGGEVVAIRTLVFPQVTKLKFRNLPRLKWFYKRVHVSKWPMLKEMKIYSCEKVEVFASEVGSFEKIVEDQRQSEMSIKQSLFSVDEHSFPSLETLEFSNMDSLEIIFGKLEGQNGKEPQVSIFPASGTEESGATTHFVSTLSFPSLKKLHIRWMRKLEIIWQDQVTATSFPNIQELDIHNCDKLLHVFQSKLHTTTTLIQSLTVLNISYCSSLETVFGNMEGQNGKEPQVLIAPSSGTEDGIAGHIEFPILTELLLFELPKLKWIFEGVHTNLESWPSLKRLCLWECSEQVNKMMWASKFASSSSSQENQLPTCIQQPMFVVEEGTFPNLEYLSFCFRERTKCPSRFSDFPDPSSLLTGLPNLLNLNVYDRVWEEIFPYELVDREIRLRMLRLCRLCMLTHLWKEDNTQPCPLFHNLEYLHVLRCGKLRNIVPSSVSLRNLTRLEISDCHGLINLLTSSTAKTLVQLERMTVIDCKRITEIVAMEDGEANVAITFNKLRRLELRGLPNLTHFCSGHYSFGFPSLDEVIVRCCPEMKTFSHGVLSTPKLKGVSDDYSWFSKRNLYWEDDLNTTTRCLWEESNQYDTRLLFRERVENSEEDEDHPSEDEDHSENFEEDEDHPSEDEDHSENSEEDEDHPSEDEDHFETTEEW, encoded by the exons atggagTTAGTTATTTCAATTGTAGCGAAAATAGCAGAGTACACGGTTGCACCTGTTGGACAGTGGCTATGCTATTCATGCCACTACAATAGCAACATGGAGAATTTGAGGAATCAGGAAAAGAATTTGCGGGATTTTAAGAAAAGGGTGCTACACTCGATTGAGGCTGCTTCAAGAAAAGGCGAGGAAATTGAAGATGATGTTCAAACGTGGTTGGCAAAGGTGGATGGTATTTTACATCAATTGGCCACCGAAATACTTGGTGGAGGTGAAGCAGAAGCAGGTACGAGGAGCTCTAATGCGGCATGCCTAAACTTGAAACATCGACATCAATTAAGTCGGGAAGCAAAGAAGATCGTGGAAAATATTGCCGAACTTCTTAAAAATGGAAACTTCAGCAAAGTCGGTTTTCGTCCCGCTGCGCAAGAAATGGTGAATCCAATAAACAGTGATTACATGAGCTTGGATTCAAGGATATCAATTATGGAGAGAATTATGGAGGCATTGGGAGATGCTAATATCAACAGGATCGGCGTGTGGGGGTCACCTGGAGTTGGAAAGAGTACACTTATGAAAGAAATTTTCCAGAAAGCCAAGGAGGAAAGTTTATTCCATGAGGTGGCTCTAGCAAATGTGACGGACACCCCAGACGTAATTCGAATACAAGGAGAAATTGCAGAGATGCTAGATCTAGAGCTTGATCCTGATAAAATTGTAACAGTAAGAGCAGGCCGTCTACGGGCGAGGTTAGAAAAAGACAATGAGAAGAAGATACTTGTTATCTTGGATGATGTATGGAAACAACTTGATTTGGAGGAAATAGGAATTACTCCTTCCGAAAGATGCAAAGTACTACTCACATCCAGAGATCGGCAGGTACTAGCAGATGAGATGCGCACCGAAAAGAACAGCTTTAAACTCGACATTTTAGGAGAACAAGAAGCATGGAAATTATTTGAAAAGATGGCGGGTGATTCTATCAAAGATGATCATGATTTGCAAAATGAAGCAATTAAGGTAGCTAAAGCGTGTGAAGGTCTTCCTATTGCACTTGTAACAGTTTCTAGGGCATTAAAGAATAAGAATTTGAGTACCTGGAAGGATGCCCTGGTGCAACTAACAAGACCCCCTCCAAAACATGACACAAAAATATGGTCACCCGTATATTCTTGTATAGAGCTAAGCTATAGACATCTTGATGGTAGAGAGGTCAAATCCCTCTTTTTGCTTTGTGCTCGACAAGGTTACTACATTTCCTACCGGGATTTGTTGAGATATGGTTTCGGTCTGCGTTTATTCGATCGCATCTATACATTGGAAGAAGCAAGAAACAGGCTAGAGACTTTAGTTAATAATCTCCGAGATTCTTGTTTGCTACTACAAAGTCCACATAGCTCCGAGGAATTTTACATGCATGATGTTGTTCGTCATGTCGCTACGATAATTGCATCAAATGATCATAATATGTTTGTCATGAGAGGCGATGGTGGGCAAAAAGCATGGCCAGATGTGGATGCACTAAAAATATGCGAGGCACTCTCTATCCATGGTGGAGATCATATCCATAAATATCCCAATAAAATAGAATGTCCTAATTTAAGATACTTTCATGTCCGGTGTAAAAATCGATATTTGGCAACCCCAAGCAGTACTTCCTTCCAAGGGATGAACAAGCTCGAAGACATTTTCTTCCAGGGGATGGACAAGCTCGAAGTTCTAAGTTTGACAAATATACAACTTTCATCACTTTTGTCACTTAGAAACCTACAAACATTGTGTCTAGATGAATGTAAGTTGGGAGATATTCATGGGATTGGAGAACTCAAGAATTTAGTTATTCTTAGTCTTGCTCGTTCTGACATTTCAAATCTGCCAACAGAAATAGGGTTGTTGACTCGTTTGCAGTTATTGGATTTGAGCAGTTGTTACGAACTTaaagtgattcctcctaatgtCTTGTCAAGCTTGGTCAACTTAGAAGAGTTGTATATGCGAAAAATCACTGTCCAATGGGAGGTTGAAGGACccagcaatgaaggaaaaaaTGCTAGCCTTGCAGAGCTGAAGAAATTGTCAAACTTGATCACCTTAGAGATTGATATTCCGGATGCCAACAATCTACCGAAAGATTCGTTTACTGAAAAGCTTAAGAGATACAAGATATGCATTGGAGGTACCTGGCATCTCTTTTTTAAGGAGGAGTTGGCCTTCTCAAGAATGTTAAAACTCAAACTGAATATGAGCTTCCAATTAGACTTTGGGATCAAAATGCTACTGAAGAGGACAGAATATCTTCATTTAGACGAGTCGAACATTACGAAGAGTGTCTTATATCAATTAGATAGAGAAGATTTTCAACAACTGAAACATCTCTGTATCGAAAATAATGGTAATATTAAGCATATCCCTGAGTTGAGGAC ATCGGTTGTTGCCTTTCCTATACTGGAgacatttgttttgaaaaatatgataaGCTTGGTAGAAATTTGTCAGGGTAACCTTCCATTGGAATCCTTCAAAAACTTGAAAGTTTTAAAGGTGGATAACtgtgaaaaattaatatttatcttcTCATCATCGATAGCCAGAGGCCTTTCACTACTTGAAGAATTGAATATAACAGGATGCAACAACATGGTTGCAGTATtcgtgaaagaagaagaagacggaaTAGAAGATCAGGGAGATATGATGTTGTTCGGTCGACTTCAAACCTTGGTGCTACAGGATCTTCCAAAGCTCGTAGGCTTCCTAAGCTCAAAAGATTCATTCATGGCTGATTGTAGAGAAACCAATTCAGAGGGCAGCCATGATCTTCAGTTGCCACTTCTACATCATGATCAG GTTTCCCTTCCTAGCTTGCAAACACTGCGTATGGAGGGTCTACCCAAAATAAAGCACGTATGGAGCTGTGGACAAGAACCCAAAACAGTTTTCACAGGTCTCGAGCAATTGAAAATACTTGAGATTACCAATTGTGGGGTGGAAGAAATTGTTGCAGttgaaggaggaggagaagtaGTAGCAATAAGGACTTTCGAGTTCCCTCGAGTAAGTACTTTGGAgcttagaaatttaaaaagacTCAAGTGGTTTTACAAAGCAGTGCATGTTTCAAAATGGCCGATGCTGAAAAAGCTGAAAATTGAAAGATGCGAGGAAGTTGAGATTTTTGCTTCAGGAGTTGTGAGCTTTGAAGAAACCATTAAAGAGAGGCAGTCAGAGATGTCCATTAAACAGCCCCTTTTCTTGGTGGATGAG GTTTCCTTTCCAAGCTTGCAAACGCTACGTATGAAGGGTCTACCCAAAATAAAGTACGTATGGAGTTGTGGTCAAGAATCCAAAACAGTCATCAGATGTCTCGAGCAATTGCAAGTACTTGAGATTGAGGATTGTGGGGTGGAGGAAATTGTTGCAGTTGAAAGAGGAGGAGAAGCAGTAGCAATTAGGACTTTGGTGTTCCCTCAAGtaactaagttgaagtttagaaATTTACCGAGACTCAAGTGGTTTTACAAAGGAGTGCATGTTTCAAAATGGCCGATGTTGaaagagatgaaaattaaaagatgCGAGAAAGTTGAGATTTTTGCTTCAGAAGTTGTGAGCTTTGAAAAAGCAATTAAAGATCAAAGGCAGTTTGAGATGTCCATTAAACAACCCATTTTCTCGGTGAATGAG CACTCAATCCCCAGCTTGGAGATACTGTTCATTTCGAACATGGATTCGgtagaaattatatttggaaaGCTGGAGGGGCAAAATGGTAAAGAATCACAAGTTTTAATATCCCCAGCGTCAGGGACAGAAGAAAGTGGAGCAACCACACACTTTGTGTCAACT GGCAAACTTCCATTGATATACTTCAAAAACTTGAAAGTTTTAGAGGTGGAGAACTATCAGAAATTAAGATTTCTCTTCTCATCATCCATAGCCAGAGGCCTTTCACtacttgaaaaattgaaaataaaaagatgcaACAACATGGGTGCAATAGTTGTGACAGAAGAAAAATACGGAATAGAAGATGGAGATGTAATATTGTTCCATCAACTGCAAACCTTGGTGCTAGAGGACCTTCCAGAGCTCGTGAGCTTCTTAAGCACAAAAAGTTCATTCATGACTGACTGTGGGCAGATCATTGCAGAGGGCAACCACAATCTTCACATGCCACTTCTACATCAG GTTTCCTTTCCAAGCCTGCAAACACTACGTATGGAGGGTCTACCCAAAATAAAGTACGTATGGAGCTGTGGTCAAGAACCCAAAACAGTTATCAGATGTCTCGAACAATTGCAAGTACTTGAGATTGAGGATTGTGGGGTGGAGGAAATTGTTGCAGTtgaaagaggaggaggagaagtagTAGCAATTAGGACTTTGGTGTTCCCTCAAGtaactaagttgaagtttagaaATTTACCGAGACTCAAGTGGTTTTACAAAAGAGTGCATGTTTCAAAATGGCCGATGCTGAAAGAGATGAAAATTTATAGCTGCGAGAAAGTTGAGGTTTTTGCTTCAGAAGTTGGGAGCtttgaaaaaatagttgaaGATCAGAGGCAGTCTGAGATGTCCATTAAACAATCCCTTTTTTCGGTGGATGag CACTCATTCCCCAGCTTGGAGACACTGGAATTTTCGAACATGGATTcgttagaaattatatttggaaagttGGAGGGGCAAAACGGTAAAGAACCACAAGTTTCAATATTCCCAGCATCAGGGACAGAAGAAAGTGGAGCAACCACACACTTTGTGTCAACC ctCTCGTTTCCGAGCTTGAAGAAGTTGCACATTCGGTGGATGCGTAAGTTGGAAATTATATGGCAGGATCAAGTCACCGCGACTTCTTTTCCCAATATTCAAGAATTGGACATTCATAATTGTGACAAGTTGTTGCACGTCTTTCAATCTAAGTTGCATACAACGACAACATTAATACAAAGTCTGACTGTTCTAAATATAAGCTACTGCAGTTCATTAGAAACTGTATTTGGAAATATGGAGGGGCAAAATGGTAAAGAACCACAAGTTTTAATAGCTCCAAGTTCAGGTACAGAAGACGGAATAGCCGGACATATTGAGTTCCCCATACTAACTGAATTGTTACTATTTGAATTGCCAAAACTCAAGTGGATTTTTGAAGGAGTGCATACTAATTTGGAATCATGGCCTTCATTGAAAAGATTATGCCTGTGGGAATGTAGTGAACAAGTGAACAAAATGATGTGGGCTTCAAAATTTGCAAGCAGCAGTAGCAGTCAAGAGAACCAACTCCCGACTTGCATTCAACAACCCATGTTCGTCGTTGAGGAG GGTACGTTCCCCAACTTGGAGTATTTGTCATTTTGCTTCCGTGAAAGAACTAAATGTCCCAgcagattttcagattttcccGATCCATCTTCTCTTCTAACAGGACTGCCAAATCTGTTGAATCTTAACGTATACGATCGTGTCTGGGAGGAAATATTCCCTTATGAACTTGTTGATCGAGAAATACGATTAAGAATGCTAAGGCTCTGTCGTCTATGTATGCTTACACATTTGTGGAAAGAAGACAATACCCAGCCATGCCCACTTTTTCATAATCTGGAATACCTTCATGTGTTACGATGCGGCAAATTGAGAAACATAGTGCCATCATCTGTATCTCTTCGCAATTTGACAAGATTGGAAATATCAGATTGTCACGGATTGATCAATTTATTAACATCCTCAACTGCCAAAACTTTGGTGCAACTCGAAAGAATGACTGTGATTGATTGCAAAAGGATTACAGAAATTGTAGCAATGGAGGATGGTGAAGCAAATGTGGCAATTACTTTCAACAAGTTAAGACGCTTAGAACTTCGTGGCTTACCAAACCTCACACACTTTTGCTCTGGACATTATTCCTTTGGGTTCCCATCTTTGGATGAGGTAATTGTGAGATGTTGTCCTGAGATGAAGACTTTCAGTCACGGAGTCTTAAGTACACCAAAGCTGAAAGGAGTATCTGATGATTACAGTTGGTTTTCGAAACGGAATTTGTATTGGGAGGATGACCTGAATACCACCACACGTTGTCTTTGGGAGGAGTCAAATCAATATGATACTCGATTGTTATTCAGAGAAAGG GTTGAGAAttctgaagaagatgaagatcatCCTTCAGAAGATGAAGATCATTCTGAGAattttgaagaagatgaagatcatCCTTCAGAAGATGAAGATCATTCTGAGAAttctgaagaagatgaagatcatCCTTCAGAAGATGAAGATCATTTTGAGACTACTGAAGAATGGTga